The Streptomyces tubercidicus DNA segment TGGAAGGCGATGCGCTGAACCTGCCGTTCCCTGACGACAGCTTCGATGTCGTGATCATCTCCGAGGTGATGGAGCACATACCGGACGACAAGGGCGTGCTGGCCGAGATGGTCCGGGTGCTGCGCCCCGGCGGCCGGATCGCGGTCACGGTGCCCCGTTACGGGCCCGAGAAGGTCTGCTGGGCGCTCAGCGACGCCTATCACGAGGTCGAGGGCGGCCATATCCGCATCTACCGCGGCGACGAGCTGCTGGGCAAGATGCGGGAGGCCGGTCTGGAGCCGTACGGCACCCATCACGCGCACGGGCTGCACAGCCCCTACTGGTGGCTGAAGTGCGCCTTCGGGGTGGACAACGACAAGGCGCTGCCGGTGCAGGCGTACCACAAGCTGCTGGTCTGGGACATCATGAAGAAGCCGCTGGCCACCCGGCTCGCCGAGCGGGCACTGAACCCCGTCATCGGCAAGAGCTTCGTCGTCTACGCCACCAAGCCGCATCTGCCCGAGCCGGCCGCTGCCGAGCCGGCCGTGGCCGAGGCGTCCGCCGGCGAGGCGAACGAGTCCGCCGCCGGGGCCGCCGAGCCGGCCGCCGCGGCCCCCGCGAAGGCCCGGAAGTCCGCACAAGGCGCCAAGAGGACCGCCTCCAAGGCCCCCGCCAAGTCCGGTGCCAAGCCCACCTCCAAGGCGTCCGCCAAGCCCGCCTCCAAGCCCTCCGCCGGGGCCGCCAAGTGACAAGCCCCGGGCGTACCGAACGACTCGTCCTGCCGGGGGTGCTCACCGCCGAGCAGGCCGCCCGCACGGTGGCCGGCATCCTGGCCACCCAGCGGACGGACGGCGCGATCCCCTGGTTCCGGGGCCACCACCTCGATCCGTGGGACCACACCGAGGCCGCCATGGCCCTGGACGCGGCCGGCGAACACGAGCGCGCCGAGGCCGCGTACGACTGGCTGGTGCGGCACCAGAACCCGGACGGGTCCTGGTACGCGGCCTATGACGACGGCGACGCCGAGGCACCCACCGACCGCGGCCGGGAGACCAACTTCTGCGCCTATCTCGCGGTGGGCGTCTGGCATCACTTCCTGTCCACCGGCGACGAGGCGTTCCTCGACCGTATGTGGCCCGCGGTCCATGCCGCGACCGAATACGTCCTGGAGCTCCAGCAGCCCGGCGGCGAGATCGGCTGGAAGCGCGAGGACGACGGCACGCCCGTCAACGACGCGCTGCTGACCGGCTCGTCCTCCATCTACCAGGCGCTGCGCTGCGCGCTGGCGCTCGCCGACCAGCGCGAGGAGCCGCAGCCCGACTGGGAGCTGGCCGTCGGCCGCCTCGGCCATGCGATACGCAGCCACCCCGAGCGGTTCCTGGACAAGTCCCGCTACTCCATGGACTGGTACTACCCGATCCTCGGCGGCGCGGTCCGCGGTGCCCAGGCCCGCGAGCGCATCGACGCGGACTGGGAGCAGTTCGTGGTGCCCGGTCTGGGCGTGCGCTGTGTGCTGCCCAACCCCTGGGTGACCGGCGGCGAGAGCGCGGAACTGGCGCTCGCCCTGTGGGCGATGGGGGAGTCCGAGCGGGCAGTACAGATCCTCAAGTGGATGCAGCACCTCCGCGCCGAGGACGGTATGTACTGGACCGGCTATGTCTTCGACGACGACGCGATCTGGCCACGCGAACGCACCTCCTGGACGGCCGGTTCGCTGCTGCTCGCGGTGGCCGCCCTGGGCGGCGACGAGGCCACCACCACGGTCTTCGGGGGCGAACATCTGCCGACGGGGCTCGACCCGGACTGCTGCCGGTAGGCGGAGGCGTATGCGTAGGCGGGGGGCTCGGGGGCCCGTACGGGAGGTTCCGTACGGGCCCTGTACGGGACCTCCCCTACGGCCCGCGCAAAAAGAAAAGGCCGCGCCGGGGAACCGCGGGCTACTGTGCGCCGCATGACTCTCCAAGGCTCACTCAGTCACGACGCCTACTGCGCCCAACTCCTGGAAGAGACCACGAAGTTCCGGGAGATTCTGCGCGACGCCGATCTGTCCGCGACCGTGCCCACCTGCCCGGACTGGACGCTGGCCGA contains these protein-coding regions:
- a CDS encoding prenyltransferase/squalene oxidase repeat-containing protein gives rise to the protein MTSPGRTERLVLPGVLTAEQAARTVAGILATQRTDGAIPWFRGHHLDPWDHTEAAMALDAAGEHERAEAAYDWLVRHQNPDGSWYAAYDDGDAEAPTDRGRETNFCAYLAVGVWHHFLSTGDEAFLDRMWPAVHAATEYVLELQQPGGEIGWKREDDGTPVNDALLTGSSSIYQALRCALALADQREEPQPDWELAVGRLGHAIRSHPERFLDKSRYSMDWYYPILGGAVRGAQARERIDADWEQFVVPGLGVRCVLPNPWVTGGESAELALALWAMGESERAVQILKWMQHLRAEDGMYWTGYVFDDDAIWPRERTSWTAGSLLLAVAALGGDEATTTVFGGEHLPTGLDPDCCR